A genomic window from Sulfurimonas sp. hsl 1-7 includes:
- a CDS encoding CTP synthase, with translation MTKYIFVTGGVLSSLGKGITAASIGTLLKHSGKKVGMLKIDPYINVDPGTMSPLEHGEVFVTKDGAETDLDIGNYERFLDTSYLKTSNFTTGQVYSSVIERERAGGYLGQTIQVIPHIVGEIVNRIKAAGEGHDILVVELGGTVGDIEGLPFMEAIRQMKHDDEVAGTFFIHVTLIPFIKAAGELKSKPTQHSVQELRRIGITPQMIIARCENALPKTFKKKLAMSCDVSSDSVVEALDAASIYDVPMSFLRQNILKPIAKELELGELEPDMEEWDNLVKKIVQPKGKVVIGFVGKYLALKESYKSLTEALIHAGAHLDSRVEICWVDSEEIEEKGAETLLADCDGVLVAGGFGNRGVEGKIQAIEYARVNKVPYLGICLGMQLTLVEYARNVLGLEGANSVEFDENTPYPMIYLIDNFLDQSGGMQLRTHQSPMGGTLRLGEYPCDTKEGSLLRQAYHGEKTIYERHRHRYEANPTYRAELEAAGMIVTGESNGLIEAVEVKDHPWFLGVQFHPEFTSRLQTPNPSILAFVDAALKSE, from the coding sequence ATGACTAAATACATTTTTGTTACCGGTGGGGTTTTAAGTTCTCTTGGTAAAGGGATCACAGCAGCGAGTATTGGTACACTTTTAAAGCACTCTGGTAAAAAAGTGGGTATGTTAAAAATAGATCCATATATCAATGTTGACCCTGGTACTATGTCGCCGTTAGAGCATGGAGAGGTTTTCGTAACAAAAGATGGAGCGGAAACTGACTTAGATATCGGAAACTATGAAAGATTTTTAGATACTTCGTATCTTAAAACTTCAAACTTCACAACCGGTCAAGTTTACTCAAGCGTAATTGAGCGTGAACGTGCAGGTGGATACCTAGGACAAACTATTCAGGTTATTCCACATATTGTTGGGGAGATCGTTAACCGTATCAAAGCTGCGGGTGAAGGACATGACATCCTTGTAGTAGAGCTTGGTGGAACAGTTGGTGATATCGAAGGTTTACCGTTTATGGAAGCGATTCGCCAAATGAAACATGACGATGAAGTAGCGGGTACTTTCTTTATTCACGTAACACTGATCCCTTTCATCAAAGCGGCAGGGGAGTTAAAATCGAAGCCGACACAGCACTCGGTTCAAGAACTTCGCCGTATCGGTATCACTCCACAGATGATTATTGCAAGATGTGAAAATGCATTGCCGAAAACTTTCAAGAAAAAACTTGCAATGAGTTGTGATGTAAGCAGTGACAGTGTTGTTGAAGCTCTTGATGCGGCATCTATCTACGATGTACCGATGAGCTTTTTAAGACAAAATATCTTAAAGCCGATCGCAAAAGAGTTAGAATTAGGCGAATTAGAACCGGATATGGAAGAGTGGGATAATCTTGTTAAGAAGATCGTTCAACCAAAAGGGAAAGTGGTTATCGGTTTTGTTGGAAAATATCTTGCACTTAAAGAGTCTTACAAGTCACTTACTGAAGCACTTATCCATGCAGGTGCACACCTTGACAGCCGCGTTGAGATCTGCTGGGTTGATTCAGAAGAGATCGAAGAAAAAGGTGCTGAAACACTTTTAGCTGATTGTGACGGTGTTTTAGTTGCAGGTGGTTTTGGTAACCGCGGTGTTGAAGGTAAGATTCAAGCAATCGAATACGCTCGTGTAAACAAAGTACCATACCTTGGAATCTGTCTTGGTATGCAGCTTACTTTAGTTGAATACGCACGTAACGTTTTAGGTTTAGAAGGGGCTAACTCGGTTGAGTTTGATGAAAACACACCATACCCTATGATCTACCTAATCGACAACTTCTTAGATCAAAGCGGTGGTATGCAGCTTCGTACACACCAATCACCGATGGGTGGTACACTTCGTCTTGGTGAGTACCCGTGTGATACAAAAGAGGGTTCATTATTACGCCAAGCATATCACGGTGAGAAAACTATCTATGAAAGACATCGCCATAGATATGAAGCAAATCCTACATACAGAGCAGAGCTTGAAGCTGCAGGTATGATCGTAACAGGTGAATCAAACGGTCTAATCGAAGCTGTTGAAGTAAAAGATCACCCATGGTTCTTAGGTGTACAATTCCACCCGGAATTCACATCTCGTCTTCAAACACCAAACCCTTCAATTTTAGCGTTTGTTGATGCAGCACTTAAATCTGAATAA
- the frr gene encoding ribosome recycling factor: protein MVNEIFDTCEQKMKASIEHMLKEFKTLRTGKVNTAVLDNVKVDYYGTPTPLDQVGSVIATDATTIVVNPWEKNLLGDIESAIAAANIGVNPNNDGEQIKLFFPPMTVDQRQETVKQMKGMGEKAKVSVRNDRRDANDKVKKLEKDKEITQDDSKSAQDNIQKFTDKYIAEIDAILKDKEAEILKV from the coding sequence ATGGTAAACGAGATTTTTGACACTTGTGAACAAAAAATGAAAGCTAGCATAGAACATATGCTAAAAGAGTTTAAAACACTTAGAACAGGTAAAGTGAACACTGCTGTTTTAGATAATGTAAAAGTGGACTATTACGGTACTCCGACTCCGCTTGATCAAGTTGGTTCAGTGATCGCGACTGATGCAACTACTATCGTAGTAAACCCTTGGGAAAAAAACCTTTTAGGTGATATTGAATCTGCAATCGCAGCGGCAAACATCGGTGTAAACCCAAACAACGACGGTGAGCAAATTAAACTTTTCTTCCCTCCGATGACAGTTGATCAAAGACAAGAGACTGTTAAACAGATGAAAGGTATGGGTGAAAAAGCGAAAGTTTCAGTAAGAAACGACAGACGTGATGCAAACGATAAAGTAAAAAAACTTGAAAAAGATAAAGAGATCACACAAGATGACTCTAAATCGGCTCAAGATAACATCCAAAAATTTACAGACAAATATATCGCAGAGATCGACGCTATCTTAAAAGATAAAGAAGCAGAGATTTTAAAAGTTTAA
- the fliI gene encoding flagellar protein export ATPase FliI codes for MPLSSLREKLAKKNYSVAFGEVEKINATVIIAKGLNVSISDMVKIVSNETEQETVGMVTEVDGSFFYITPFSFVEGFRSGDRVFLDSTGLNIPVGDALLGRVVDPFMRPIDGKGPIESAKLSPIIKAPIAAMKRGMIDEVFGVGVKSIDGLLTCGKGQKLGIFAGSGVGKSTLMGMIVRGAEAPIKVVALIGERGREVPEFIEKNLGGDLTNTVIVVATSDDSPLMRKYGAFAAMSVAEHFKDKNQDVLFIMDSVTRFAMAQREIGLALGEPPTSKGYPPSSLTLLPQLMERAGKEEGKGSITAFFTVLIEGDDMSDPIADQSRSILDGHIVLSREMTDFGIYPPVHILNSASRVMNDIISEEHFKAAMKFRRLYTLLKENETLIRIGAYNKGTDPELDEAIDKKESMQRFIAQGAMFKVSFEEAVGELTEIMG; via the coding sequence ATGCCATTATCGTCACTAAGAGAGAAACTTGCCAAGAAAAACTACTCGGTAGCTTTTGGTGAGGTTGAAAAGATCAATGCAACCGTCATCATAGCCAAGGGTTTAAATGTAAGTATTAGTGATATGGTAAAAATAGTCTCTAATGAGACAGAACAAGAAACCGTAGGGATGGTTACAGAGGTTGACGGTTCATTTTTTTATATTACACCGTTTAGTTTTGTAGAGGGGTTTCGTTCGGGTGATCGTGTCTTTTTAGACTCTACAGGGCTAAATATTCCCGTAGGTGATGCACTTTTAGGGCGCGTGGTTGATCCTTTTATGCGTCCGATTGACGGCAAAGGTCCAATCGAGAGTGCAAAACTCTCTCCTATTATCAAAGCTCCGATTGCCGCAATGAAGCGTGGGATGATCGATGAAGTGTTTGGAGTAGGGGTTAAAAGTATCGACGGGCTTTTGACTTGTGGAAAAGGGCAGAAACTTGGTATTTTTGCGGGAAGCGGTGTCGGTAAATCAACTTTGATGGGGATGATTGTCCGCGGTGCGGAGGCGCCGATCAAAGTAGTAGCCCTGATTGGTGAGCGTGGTCGTGAGGTTCCGGAGTTTATAGAAAAAAACCTCGGCGGTGATCTGACAAATACGGTGATTGTTGTTGCAACGAGTGATGATTCACCACTTATGAGAAAGTACGGTGCCTTTGCCGCGATGAGTGTAGCTGAGCATTTTAAAGATAAAAACCAGGATGTGCTTTTTATTATGGACTCGGTAACACGTTTTGCGATGGCTCAGCGTGAGATAGGGCTTGCTCTAGGTGAGCCGCCGACCTCAAAAGGGTATCCCCCTTCATCTTTGACACTTTTACCTCAGTTAATGGAGCGTGCAGGAAAAGAGGAGGGCAAAGGGAGTATTACCGCTTTCTTTACCGTACTTATCGAGGGGGATGATATGAGTGATCCGATCGCCGATCAGTCCCGTTCTATCTTAGACGGACATATTGTACTCTCAAGGGAGATGACAGACTTTGGTATCTATCCTCCTGTGCACATTTTAAACTCTGCTTCACGTGTAATGAACGATATTATTTCGGAGGAACATTTCAAAGCGGCTATGAAGTTTCGTCGTTTATACACCCTTTTAAAAGAGAATGAAACATTGATCCGTATCGGTGCTTACAATAAGGGGACTGATCCGGAGCTCGACGAAGCTATTGATAAAAAAGAATCAATGCAGCGCTTTATAGCACAAGGTGCGATGTTTAAAGTGAGTTTTGAAGAGGCTGTAGGCGAACTTACGGAGATAATGGGGTAA
- the pyrE gene encoding orotate phosphoribosyltransferase: protein MDIKKIYMDANALLEGHFKLSSGNHSQYYLQSAKVLEDPKTATLLATELAKQIKESGLEIDTVCAPALGGLIAGYALAQALDVRYIFAERVNGEMSIRRGFEVSKGEKVLMCEDIITTGGSAMEAAAVVKELGGEIVGVAALANRGFCHRENSDVETKPNCKLPQDIPFFALADFTFEMYSPDDCPLCKDGSEAIKPGSRGN from the coding sequence ATGGATATCAAAAAAATCTACATGGATGCAAACGCTCTTTTAGAGGGTCACTTCAAACTTAGTTCTGGAAATCATTCCCAATACTACTTACAATCTGCAAAAGTTTTAGAAGATCCTAAAACAGCGACACTTTTAGCAACTGAACTGGCAAAACAGATCAAAGAAAGCGGTTTAGAGATCGATACTGTATGTGCACCGGCTCTTGGCGGTCTGATTGCAGGTTATGCACTGGCACAGGCTTTAGATGTAAGATATATCTTTGCTGAGCGTGTAAACGGTGAGATGTCTATCCGTCGCGGGTTTGAAGTAAGTAAAGGTGAAAAAGTACTTATGTGTGAAGATATCATCACAACTGGCGGTTCTGCTATGGAAGCAGCAGCTGTTGTAAAAGAGCTTGGTGGTGAAATAGTAGGTGTAGCAGCATTAGCTAACCGTGGTTTTTGCCATAGAGAAAACAGTGATGTTGAAACAAAACCAAACTGTAAACTTCCACAAGATATCCCGTTTTTCGCATTAGCTGACTTTACTTTTGAGATGTATTCTCCGGATGATTGTCCGTTATGTAAAGACGGTAGCGAAGCTATCAAACCAGGTTCAAGAGGTAACTAA
- a CDS encoding cation:proton antiporter gives MENTLIYIIMALGISIVVNIFLKKIGISQIIGYILTGTIIVYAFDLRDASHSHELELVGEFGIVFLMFTIGLEISLAKMNSMRKEIFGNGILQVGITSAVFYAIVHYLLEIDSTSSLMIALAFSLSSTAVVLSYLKSSKEIHRPYGQKATGILIFQDIAVIPILILIGFLTTEGDQSVGTILWHTFSSAVIVVGLLFIVGKRVVSWLLHFSASSELDELFMGSVLFIVIGASLFASLMGFTYSLGAFVVGMIIAETKYHHKVEADIAPFKDILLGTFFITVGMKIDVDFFLGHIGTIVLLFAAVFVLKTIITFIVVKLSSSSSKALKTALSLSQVGEFSFVIFALATSGGLLDEQLSMFLVLIVIFSMMITPFFISRISPFVNRFIREKVVQTDFSTIAGKENHVIVCGYGVVGKFVAQELEDMGANYIVIDNSNKNVIKALKHGREAYLGDASKTSILDAINIDKAAAIIITLDNAEKKYTICEAVLAHSKDANVIVKVTSLQEQAKLAMLPITSIVDGKVEVARVLVERMVSCQLKSLKQS, from the coding sequence ATGGAAAACACACTTATTTATATTATTATGGCTTTAGGTATATCTATCGTCGTTAATATATTTCTAAAAAAGATAGGGATATCACAGATCATAGGGTACATTTTAACGGGTACGATCATCGTATACGCATTTGATTTAAGGGATGCTAGCCACTCCCATGAACTGGAACTTGTGGGGGAATTCGGGATAGTATTTTTGATGTTTACGATTGGACTTGAGATCTCTCTTGCCAAGATGAACAGTATGAGAAAAGAGATCTTTGGAAACGGTATTTTACAGGTGGGGATCACCTCTGCAGTTTTTTATGCAATAGTGCATTATCTTTTAGAAATTGATTCTACATCGTCACTTATGATAGCACTTGCATTTTCTCTCTCTTCAACAGCAGTAGTTTTGAGTTATTTAAAAAGTTCAAAAGAGATCCACAGACCTTACGGGCAAAAGGCAACGGGAATTTTAATCTTCCAAGATATCGCAGTTATCCCGATCTTAATTTTGATCGGTTTTTTGACTACTGAAGGGGATCAGAGCGTAGGGACAATTCTTTGGCACACGTTTAGCAGTGCTGTGATTGTTGTAGGACTTTTGTTTATTGTCGGAAAAAGAGTTGTATCGTGGCTGCTTCATTTCTCTGCATCTTCGGAGCTTGACGAGCTTTTTATGGGGAGTGTTTTATTTATCGTTATCGGTGCATCACTCTTTGCTTCTTTAATGGGCTTTACCTATTCGCTCGGTGCTTTTGTTGTGGGGATGATCATTGCCGAGACAAAGTATCACCATAAGGTTGAAGCGGATATTGCACCGTTTAAAGATATCTTACTGGGTACGTTTTTTATTACGGTGGGGATGAAGATCGATGTTGACTTTTTCCTTGGACACATAGGGACGATAGTATTACTATTTGCAGCTGTTTTTGTTTTAAAAACTATTATCACTTTTATTGTGGTAAAACTCTCTTCAAGCAGCTCAAAAGCTTTAAAAACTGCCCTCTCACTCTCTCAAGTGGGTGAGTTCTCTTTTGTAATCTTTGCACTCGCTACAAGCGGTGGATTACTTGATGAGCAGTTATCTATGTTCTTGGTTTTAATCGTTATCTTCTCAATGATGATTACGCCGTTTTTTATCTCTAGGATCAGTCCGTTTGTAAACAGATTTATCAGAGAGAAAGTTGTACAAACAGACTTTTCTACAATTGCGGGAAAAGAGAATCATGTTATTGTTTGCGGCTACGGTGTAGTGGGTAAGTTTGTTGCTCAGGAGCTTGAAGATATGGGTGCTAATTATATCGTAATAGATAACTCTAACAAAAACGTTATAAAGGCTTTAAAACACGGTAGAGAGGCTTATCTAGGGGATGCTTCAAAAACAAGTATTTTAGATGCAATTAATATAGATAAGGCGGCTGCTATTATCATTACACTCGATAATGCAGAGAAAAAATACACTATTTGTGAAGCGGTATTGGCACACTCAAAAGATGCTAACGTTATCGTAAAAGTAACATCACTCCAAGAACAGGCGAAGTTGGCAATGTTACCGATTACATCAATTGTTGATGGAAAAGTAGAAGTCGCACGTGTATTAGTTGAGCGAATGGTAAGTTGTCAATTAAAAAGTTTAAAACAGTCTTAA
- the secG gene encoding preprotein translocase subunit SecG, which produces MTTSLLLIVQIVLVIILTIAVLLQKSSSIGLGAYSGSNESVFGAKGPNSFLAKTTFLIGFLFVVNTIALGYMYSKAAESSVVDEIVENTAVTAPAVKVETNTTK; this is translated from the coding sequence ATGACAACTAGTCTTTTACTTATCGTACAAATTGTTTTAGTAATTATCTTAACAATTGCAGTTTTATTACAAAAAAGCTCAAGCATAGGTCTTGGTGCATATAGCGGTTCAAACGAATCTGTTTTTGGGGCAAAAGGTCCAAACAGTTTCTTAGCGAAAACAACTTTTCTTATCGGTTTTTTATTTGTTGTAAATACAATCGCTTTAGGTTATATGTATTCAAAAGCTGCTGAATCTTCAGTAGTTGATGAGATAGTTGAAAATACAGCAGTAACTGCACCGGCAGTAAAAGTTGAGACAAACACTACAAAATAG
- a CDS encoding NAD(P)/FAD-dependent oxidoreductase: MSNKLSRRDALKVIGLSPVAASVLLSSSATTQLEASEDVKGKIVIAGGGSGAIMALSRLQRAIKNPDITIIAPNEIHIYQPGQVFVAAGEMEVEDLYLDNHDYIDTNKVNWIKDEVNKFDPQNNSVTTRSGEEVLYDYLIIATGIQSNYEEIEGLKKEDIGTNGISSVYLNDLEHGRAEGATITWDWFNDLKTAAKTKKPKVLYTQPSSPIKCGGAPQKMLYLSADYLKEAGLSAEYTFATGLKSLFHLPKIDKELHKTQERYDKIENKFQHHLRSIDVKNKKATFIHAYEEEVYDEDFEIYEKVSRADEVVIDYDFIHITPPMSPVDPLKNSDLLDNMGWLEVDQYSLQHKRYKNIFGIGDVCGIPMGKTGGSARHHGPVLVENLLSLMKNETLKAKFDGYTVCPLKTQYGKIIMAEFNYKGPAPTFPLDFEKPRWIWWAFDLYMLKPMYKYLMLTGRF, encoded by the coding sequence ATGTCAAATAAACTCTCCCGTCGTGATGCCCTTAAAGTTATCGGTCTCTCCCCTGTTGCTGCATCTGTTTTACTCTCAAGCAGTGCAACTACACAACTAGAAGCTTCTGAAGATGTAAAAGGAAAAATCGTGATTGCAGGCGGTGGAAGCGGTGCTATTATGGCACTTTCACGCTTGCAGCGTGCCATCAAAAATCCCGACATTACGATCATTGCACCAAATGAGATCCATATCTACCAACCGGGACAAGTGTTTGTTGCTGCCGGAGAGATGGAAGTCGAAGATCTTTACTTAGATAACCACGACTATATCGATACAAATAAAGTGAACTGGATCAAAGATGAAGTAAATAAGTTTGATCCTCAAAATAACAGTGTAACAACTCGATCGGGAGAGGAAGTGCTTTACGATTATCTAATCATTGCAACAGGTATCCAATCTAACTATGAAGAGATCGAAGGCTTAAAGAAAGAGGATATCGGTACAAACGGGATATCTAGTGTTTATCTCAATGACCTTGAACACGGTAGAGCCGAAGGTGCTACAATCACTTGGGATTGGTTTAACGATCTTAAAACTGCCGCAAAAACCAAAAAGCCAAAAGTACTTTACACACAACCCAGTTCCCCTATAAAATGTGGCGGAGCACCTCAAAAAATGCTTTATCTCAGTGCAGATTATCTTAAAGAAGCGGGACTTAGTGCCGAGTATACCTTTGCAACCGGATTAAAATCACTCTTTCATCTTCCAAAAATTGATAAAGAGCTTCACAAAACACAAGAGAGATATGACAAGATAGAGAACAAATTCCAGCACCATCTCCGCTCCATAGATGTGAAAAACAAAAAAGCAACCTTTATTCACGCCTATGAAGAGGAGGTATATGATGAAGATTTCGAGATCTATGAAAAAGTTTCAAGAGCTGATGAAGTTGTCATCGATTATGACTTTATTCACATTACACCCCCTATGAGTCCGGTTGATCCGCTTAAAAACTCAGATCTGCTTGACAATATGGGCTGGCTGGAAGTTGATCAATACTCACTCCAACACAAACGCTATAAAAACATCTTCGGGATCGGTGATGTATGTGGAATCCCTATGGGAAAAACAGGAGGGAGTGCTAGACATCACGGCCCTGTTTTGGTTGAGAACCTTCTTTCACTAATGAAAAACGAGACACTCAAAGCAAAATTTGACGGCTATACGGTGTGCCCGCTCAAAACTCAATACGGCAAAATTATTATGGCGGAGTTTAACTACAAGGGGCCTGCTCCAACATTTCCGCTAGATTTTGAAAAACCGAGATGGATCTGGTGGGCTTTTGATCTGTATATGTTAAAGCCAATGTATAAATATCTCATGCTTACAGGTAGATTCTAG
- a CDS encoding flagellin translates to MGFKINTNVSSLYTNLSLQNNQKALDRTLAMLASGDALANAANDAAGLAISDGLSAQVSGYGQAMMNINDGIGLVQTADGAVQGLNDNLNRIRTLTLQASNGTLNDSDRAIIQKEIDGVLKSMDSIVQGTSFNGKNLLDGSESLTLQIGANSGETQSLNIPDMSSASLVGSIDITTAVGRSNALDSIDSAMEQISSTQATLGASQNQLESTFRNVSQSQINIASAESQIRDVDFAKESMNFSQQNIMSQAGSFAQAQTNTSLASVMRLLQ, encoded by the coding sequence ATGGGTTTTAAAATAAATACTAATGTTTCGTCCTTATATACAAATCTTTCATTACAAAATAATCAGAAAGCCTTAGATAGAACGCTAGCTATGCTGGCATCCGGGGATGCATTGGCAAATGCTGCAAACGATGCAGCGGGATTAGCTATCTCTGATGGACTCTCTGCACAGGTGTCTGGGTATGGGCAAGCTATGATGAACATCAATGATGGAATTGGATTAGTACAAACTGCGGACGGTGCTGTACAAGGATTAAACGATAATTTAAATAGAATTAGAACATTGACTCTGCAGGCATCAAATGGAACATTAAATGATAGTGATAGAGCAATTATTCAAAAAGAGATAGATGGTGTTTTAAAATCTATGGATAGTATTGTTCAGGGCACATCATTTAATGGAAAGAATCTTCTAGATGGTTCAGAATCACTTACTTTACAGATAGGTGCTAATAGTGGTGAGACACAAAGTTTAAATATCCCGGATATGAGTTCTGCAAGTTTAGTTGGAAGCATTGATATTACAACAGCTGTAGGAAGATCGAATGCACTCGATAGTATTGATAGTGCTATGGAGCAGATCAGCTCTACTCAAGCTACACTTGGAGCTTCTCAAAATCAACTTGAATCAACATTTAGAAATGTATCACAGTCGCAGATTAATATAGCATCGGCAGAATCTCAAATAAGAGATGTTGATTTTGCGAAAGAAAGTATGAACTTCTCACAACAAAATATTATGAGCCAGGCGGGTTCATTTGCTCAAGCGCAAACGAATACATCACTTGCTAGTGTTATGCGCCTGCTTCAGTAA
- the recJ gene encoding single-stranded-DNA-specific exonuclease RecJ → MQHLNLNKQPLTKKALYNLLSSRFDGVDKKLSHIPNPALLHNGEKAAKRIAEAILTNQKIVLVGDYDVDGVSSTAIMVDFFRQIPYPLEAIIPNRFNDGYGVSPKILERIEADLVLTVDNGITAVEAAKICKERGIDLIITDHHTPSDNLPDAYAIVDPKLKECNYPFKEICGAQVAWLVLALVKKELSLNIDMKQFLDILAIAIIADVMPLIDINRTLVKEGLKYIMYSNRPSSIIIRDFLNKSQINSEDIGFMIAPRLNSAGRLEDASIALEFYTAQDTNKAYHQFELLGKLNELRKETEAQTTQIAFTQVNENDNVIVVAGEEWHEGVVGIVASRLVDKYSKPAIVLSIHGEDAKGSARSVGEVNVYELIKENEHLLTKFGGHKMAAGLGLKTENIELFREALNQSAQSIPKEDFIPKESLSGILETDEIDNEFLTLLETFEPFGEANARPSFLLEDAEVVSIKLLGADKSHSKIEVRQYPHQRKTVELIAFRTVYEMPSDRKISCSYTIAKNEFNGRVSTQLLLKKIY, encoded by the coding sequence ATGCAGCACTTAAATCTGAATAAGCAACCTCTTACAAAAAAAGCACTCTACAACCTGCTCTCAAGCAGGTTTGATGGAGTAGATAAAAAACTTTCACACATTCCAAATCCTGCCCTACTTCATAACGGTGAAAAAGCCGCAAAAAGAATAGCCGAAGCAATACTAACAAACCAAAAAATAGTGTTAGTAGGTGATTATGATGTCGATGGGGTGAGTTCTACTGCCATTATGGTGGACTTTTTCAGACAGATCCCCTATCCTCTTGAAGCTATCATCCCAAACAGGTTTAACGACGGTTACGGAGTAAGTCCTAAGATTTTAGAGAGAATCGAGGCTGATCTCGTACTTACCGTAGATAACGGTATTACTGCCGTTGAAGCAGCCAAGATCTGTAAAGAGCGAGGAATTGATCTAATCATCACCGATCACCATACACCCTCAGATAATCTGCCGGATGCCTATGCTATTGTAGACCCGAAACTCAAAGAGTGCAACTATCCCTTTAAAGAGATCTGTGGAGCCCAAGTTGCGTGGCTAGTACTTGCACTTGTAAAAAAAGAGCTTTCACTCAACATCGATATGAAACAGTTTTTGGATATCCTGGCAATTGCTATCATTGCCGATGTGATGCCTTTGATCGATATAAACCGTACCCTTGTAAAAGAGGGGCTTAAATATATAATGTATTCTAACCGCCCCTCTTCGATCATCATAAGAGACTTTTTAAATAAATCACAAATCAACTCTGAGGATATAGGGTTTATGATAGCCCCTCGCCTAAACTCTGCGGGACGTCTTGAAGATGCATCTATAGCACTTGAATTTTATACAGCACAGGATACAAACAAGGCCTATCATCAGTTCGAGCTTCTTGGAAAACTTAATGAGCTTAGAAAAGAGACAGAGGCACAAACAACTCAAATAGCTTTTACCCAGGTAAATGAAAATGACAATGTGATCGTTGTCGCAGGTGAAGAGTGGCATGAGGGTGTTGTAGGGATAGTCGCTTCACGTTTAGTAGATAAATACTCTAAACCCGCAATAGTGCTCAGCATACACGGTGAGGATGCAAAGGGAAGTGCCAGAAGTGTAGGAGAGGTCAATGTTTACGAGCTTATTAAAGAAAATGAACACTTGTTAACTAAGTTTGGTGGACATAAAATGGCTGCAGGTTTAGGGCTTAAAACTGAAAATATAGAGCTCTTCAGAGAAGCTCTCAATCAAAGCGCACAATCGATTCCAAAAGAGGATTTCATCCCTAAAGAATCACTTAGCGGCATACTTGAAACTGATGAGATTGATAATGAGTTCCTTACACTTTTAGAAACATTTGAACCTTTCGGCGAAGCAAATGCACGCCCCTCATTTTTACTTGAAGATGCAGAAGTTGTCAGCATAAAACTTTTAGGTGCCGATAAATCACACTCAAAAATAGAGGTACGTCAATATCCTCATCAAAGAAAAACGGTAGAGCTGATCGCTTTTAGAACTGTTTACGAAATGCCTAGTGATCGCAAGATCTCATGCAGCTATACGATCGCAAAAAATGAGTTTAACGGAAGGGTATCTACACAACTATTACTCAAAAAGATCTATTAA
- the folE gene encoding GTP cyclohydrolase I FolE — protein MSDNKNTEFENAVKMMMQHVGEDPTREGLLDTPKRVRKAYEFIYGGYKEDPKEILSKALFTSSNDEMVLVKDIEFYSTCEHHLLPIIGRVHVAYIPDGKVVGLSKIPRVVNVFARRMQIQEQLTEQIADAIMDTIEPKGVAVVVQARHMCMEMRGVEKINSTTTSSALRGLFKSDDKTRAEFFSLINSPAGSRF, from the coding sequence TTGTCAGATAACAAAAATACAGAATTTGAAAATGCAGTAAAAATGATGATGCAGCATGTTGGTGAAGATCCGACAAGAGAGGGGCTTTTAGATACTCCTAAACGTGTTAGAAAAGCGTATGAATTTATCTACGGCGGATATAAAGAAGATCCAAAAGAGATTCTCTCTAAAGCACTTTTTACAAGTAGCAACGATGAGATGGTACTTGTAAAAGATATTGAGTTTTACTCTACATGTGAACACCATCTACTTCCTATAATCGGGCGTGTACATGTTGCATATATTCCGGATGGAAAAGTGGTTGGTCTTTCAAAGATTCCTCGTGTTGTAAATGTTTTCGCACGCCGTATGCAGATCCAAGAGCAGTTAACTGAGCAGATCGCAGATGCTATTATGGATACTATTGAGCCAAAAGGTGTAGCGGTTGTTGTTCAAGCACGTCATATGTGTATGGAGATGAGAGGGGTTGAGAAGATTAACTCTACTACTACATCTTCAGCACTTCGCGGTTTGTTTAAATCAGACGATAAAACAAGAGCGGAATTTTTCTCACTTATCAATTCTCCAGCGGGAAGTAGATTCTAA